In one window of Malassezia japonica chromosome 9, complete sequence DNA:
- a CDS encoding uncharacterized protein (EggNog:ENOG503NXVD; COG:S): MLGYPARLLFGDDRAKTDFKESKDTGIPRLYTERHISAADHRYWVQFTTLFESTEDVCGTLSIAELRRTAEKAPENLVTLVEVLAMHLESLVDDTHFAPMPEHNPGGFSALFASTAPPPRADNRDRTREALNCCRVLTRAIPIVYESDTGPRDDSDIDNLEKRTLWTPQTRVRPSRSNSEQQPAEKKENVSAQDDSKSASDQFIIADGDESVSDVKSDLVQDPLTRQDTMASTESSFQVTTGHALLNTIVELLFHAGFTMPWTDEQLSSTIGPEISRVHFTIWEAGIGCSVDLKDTTPTHIEHRIEVLRLLVTLLSKPIYTAPQDQSTTGQPAIDYIACSLERPVVLSFLCSLLNTVANYRQGDRWTFLSASGDPVRDSLTSLCLQTLCAVLTYEPRDLNAETPNLFLYYLTKLYRQTDFAFLATGTAKMFQTAIANTRGPFELGSTTGSMFVKSSEEHVSELLVVIWILLRHNPHFRQYMVGNRQLSLDMFSWLLYVALTNKDSPPTLVQAQLAIFILQDLTSDRTFCIQLTTSQSAADMTVPSRLLRSHGAVAMDMVIEAVFMLLTRSAGLMAPLYPALLLILDNTAPFWRNLSLISAARLEQMLEQFASPRFLLANEGNPRMLGILLDTFSRMLKEQYSTNANVVYILVRAAPIIERLESFSLNGALESLYRLRERASTDGRISLESPREMPAASPVQDSVNVADKETKEEAVKEPTESAKETQEANTLQDGKDGQEGDKEAVKEDVNEDVKEDSKEDSEEDSGHVKDTKGIKDAKDAKDAKTDGTDANKDVLTDPLSKLTTEDEPPSASIEEPKTEPAAASSSSAEPPAPVAKDKAADAPVGVDAMPPTPPPKLSQEQLDAVARSVGKNGFVPTAAWVDAWRSSLDLSVLKAALTELVPRVNAYCADPAVANSANADEKLLAFLREQTLTGVLPASGELRTSPC, translated from the coding sequence ATGCTGGGCTATCCGGCGCGGCTCCTGTTCGGCGACGACAGAGCCAAGACCGACTTCAAGGAGTCAAAAGATACTGGCATTCCGCGCCTCTATACGGAACGGCACATTTCTGCTGCTGACCACCGATACTGGGTCCAATTTACGACGCTTTTTGAGTCTACAGAAGATGTGTGCGGCACCCTAAGTATCGCAGAGCTACGTCGGACTGCTGAAAAGGCACCAGAGAACCTGGTAACGCTGGTAGAAGTACTTGCCATGCACCTAGAAAGCTTGGTCGACGATACGCATTTTGCGCCAATGCCGGAGCACAATCCAGGCGGCTTCAGTGCCCTGTTCGCTAGTACGGCCCCGCCACCGCGCGCGGACAATCGGGACAGGACGCGCGAAGCGCTGAACTGCTGCCGAGTTCTCACGCGCGCCATCCCGATCGTGTACGAAAGTGATACGGGGCCCCGGGACGATTCGGACATTGACAACCTGGAGAAGCGCACTTTGTGGACGCCTCAGACtcgcgtgcgcccgagccgctcaAACAGCGAGCAGCAGCCAGCGGAAAAGAAGGAGAATGTTTCTGCTCAGGACGACAGCAAGTCGGCCAGCGATCAATTTATTATTGCTGACGGCGACGAATCCGTTTCGGACGTCAAGAGCGACCTTGTGCAGGATCCTTTGACGCGCCAGGATACAATGGCGAGTACCGAGTCGAGTTTTCAGGTGACAACGGGCCACGCTCTGCTCAACACGATCGTCGAGCTTTTATTCCATGCGGGCTTTACGATGCCGTGGACGGACGAGCAGCTGTCGTCGACCATTGGGCCCGAGATCAGCCGCGTGCACTTTACCATTTGGGAAGCAGGTATCGGATGCTCTGTTGATCTGAAAgacacgacgccgaccCACATTGAGCATCGCATTGAagtgctgcgcctgctggtCACCTTGCTCTCCAAGCCGATCTATacggcgccgcaggaccAGAGCACTACAGGGCAGCCTGCTATCGACTACATTGCGTGCTCTCTGGAGCGCCCTGTTGTGCTCTCATTCTTGTGCAGTCTACTTAACACTGTCGCAAACTACCGTCAGGGTGACCGATGGACCTTTTTgtccgcgagcggcgaTCCGGTGCGCGATTCGCTCACGTCGCTGTGTCTGCAGACGCTGTGTGCAGTGCTCACCTATGAGCCGAGGGATCTGAATGCAGAGACGCCGAATTTGTTCCTGTATTACCTGACGAAGCTGTATCGCCAGACCGACTTCGCCTTCTTGGCGACGGGCACAGCCAAAATGTTCCAGACAGCGATCGCTAACACGCGCGGGCCTTTTGAACTGGGAAGTACTACTGGCAGTATGTTTGTAAAGTCAAGCGAAGAGCACGTCTCTGAGCTGTTGGTCGTCATCTGGATCCTACTGCGGCACAACCCGCATTTCCGCCAGTACATGGTTGGAAACAGGCAGCTGAGCCTTGACATGTTTTCCTGGCTCTTGTATGTCGCTCTTACAAACAAGGATTCTCCGCCGACGCTGGTCCAGGCCCAGCTTGCGATCTTTATTTTGCAAGACCTTACGTCGGATCGTACTTTCTGTATCCAGCTGACGACTTCGCAGAGTGCAGCGGATATGACCGTCCCTTCacggctgctgcgctcgcaTGGCGCCGTGGCGATGGATATGGTGATTGAGGCTGTATTCATGCTTTTGACCAGGAGTGCAGGGCTCATGGCGCCATTGTACcccgcgctgctgctgatCCTCGACAACACGGCGCCCTTCTGGCGCAACCTGTCGCTAATTTCTGCagcgcgtctcgagcagATGCTGGAGCAATttgcctcgccgcgcttctTGCTTGCCAATGAAGGCAACCCCAGGATGCTTGGTATTCTCCTCGACACCTTTTCACGCATGCTGAAAGAGCAGTACTCTACGAATGCAAACGTCGTGTATATCTTGGTGCGGGCCGCACCGATAATTGAGCGGCTGGAATCGTTCTCGCTCAACGGTGCGCTAGAGAGTTTGTACCGgctccgcgagcgcgcaaGCACTGATGGGCGCATCTCGCTGGAGAGTCCGCGTGAGATGCCTGCTGCAAGCCCGGTGCAGGATTCTGTAAATGTGGCCGACAAGGAGACAAAGGAGGAGGCGGTGAAGGAGCCCACCGAGTCGGCCAAGGAGACCCAGGAGGCTAATACACTCCAGGATGGCAAGGACGGCCAGGAGGGTGACAAGGAGGCTGTCAAAGAGGATGTCAATGAGGATGTTAAGGAGGATTCCAAGGAGGACTCTGAGGAGGATTCCGGGCATGTCAAAGACACGAAAGGCATCAAGGATGCCAAGGATGCCAAGGATGCCAAGACAGATGGTACCGACGCGAACAAGGATGTCCTGACCGATCCTCTTTCCAAGCTGACCaccgaggacgagccgccATCGGCGTCCATTGAGGAGCCCAAGACAGAGCCTGCGGCCGCTTCGTCGTCCTCTGCCGAGCCTCCCGCCCCCGTCGCCAAGGACAAAGCGGCTGATGCCCCCGTCGGCGTAGACGCgatgccgccgacgcccccGCCCAAGCTCAGCCAAGAGCAGCTGGATGCTGTGGCGCGCTCTGTCGGCAAGAACGGCTTCGTCCCTACTGCTGCCTGGGTCGATGCCTGGCGCAGTTCGCTGGATCTGAGTGTGCTCAAAGCGGCGTTGACCGAGTTGGTCCCCCGTGTGAATGCATACTGTGCTGACCCGGCTGTTGCCAACAGTGCCAATGCCGACGAAAAGCTCTTGGCCTTTTTGCGCGAGCAGACGTTGACCGGCGTGCTTCCCGCCTCGGGCGAATTGCGTACGTCTCCCTGCTAA